Proteins encoded within one genomic window of Naumovozyma dairenensis CBS 421 chromosome 6, complete genome:
- the CYB5 gene encoding Cyb5p (similar to Saccharomyces cerevisiae CYB5 (YNL111C); ancestral locus Anc_2.166), with translation MSQIYTYEEIAKHNSPDDTWIVIEGKVYDVSKFLDEHPGGEEIIFELAGTDATENFEDIGHSDDALKILKKMYIGDLDKASKPVKVVPKVEVTRKSDENGGLLVCMIGGICLAIAYYYLND, from the coding sequence ATGTCTCAAATTTACACTTACGAAGAAATTGCTAAACATAACTCCCCAGATGACACTTGGATTGTCATTGAAGGTAAAGTCTATGACGTGTCCAAATTCTTAGATGAACATCCAGGTGGTGAAGAGATTATCTTCGAATTAGCCGGTACAGATGCTACTGAAAATTTCGAAGATATTGGTCATTCCGATGATGCTTTGAAAATACTAAAGAAAATGTACATCGGTGATCTAGATAAAGCTAGTAAACCTGTTAAAGTGGTGCCTAAAGTGGAAGTTACAAGGAAATCAGATGAAAATGGTGGTCTACTTGTTTGTATGATCGGTGGCATTTGTCTGGCGATCGCTTACTACTATTTGAACGATTAA
- the DBP2 gene encoding DEAD-box ATP-dependent RNA helicase DBP2 (similar to Saccharomyces cerevisiae DBP2 (YNL112W); ancestral locus Anc_2.164), translating into MSFTGGRDQQFNRSNYNSRGGDFRGQRSSDQNSYNHQSNGRGYQSGGRGGMRGGSSFNGPQELIKPNWEQELPNLPTFEKNFYVEHETVRNRSDAEVAEFRKKNEMTISGHDIPKPITSFDEAGFPDYVLKEVKAEGFDAPTGIQCQGWPMALSGRDMIGVAATGSGKTLSYCLPGIVHINAQPLLSPGDGPIVLVLAPTRELAVQIQKECSKFGHSSRIRNTCVYGGVPRGQQIRDLSRGSEIVIATPGRLIDMLEIGKTNLKRVTYLVLDEADRMLDMGFEPQIRKIVDQIRPDRQTLMWSATWPKEVQQLASDYLNDPIQVQVGSLELSASHNIAQLVEVLSEFEKRDRLLKHLETASEDKESKILIFASTKRMCDEITKMLREDGWPALAIHGDKDQRERDWVLGEFRAGNSPIMVATDVAARGIDVKGINFVINYDMPGNIEDYVHRIGRTGRAGAKGTAISFFTEDNKSLGASLISIMREANQNIPPELLKYDRRARGPHPRYGGGGYGGRGGRGGYGRGRGGYGGGRGGNGGGYNNRSRDSGWQRNGGGGGNRW; encoded by the exons atgtcaTTCACTGGTGGTAGAGATCAACAATTCAACAGATCAAATTACAACTCTCGTGGGGGTGATTTCCGTGGTCAAAGATCATCTGATCAAAACTCCTACAACCATCAATCTAACGGTCGTGGTTACCAATCTGGTGGTCGTGGTGGTATGCGTGGGGGTTCCTCATTCAACGGTCCTCAAGAACTAATTAAACCAAATTGGGAACAAGAATTACCAAATTTACcaacttttgaaaaaaatttctaCGTCGAACATGAAACTGTTAGAAATAGATCAGATGCTGAAGTTGCTGAATTCCgtaagaaaaatgaaatgacTATTTCCGGTCATGATATCCCCAAACCAATTACTTCATTCGATGAAGCTGGGTTCCCTGATTACGTCTTAAAGGAAGTGAAAGCTGAAGGTTTTGATGCTCCAACTGGTATTCAATGTCAAGGTTGGCCAATGGCTCTTTCTGGTAGAGATATGATTGGTGTTGCTGCTACTGGTTCTGGTAAGACTTTATCTTATTGTTTGCCTGGTATTGTTCATATTAATGCTCAACCTTTATTGAGTCCAGGTGATGGTCCAATTGTTTTGGTTTTGGCTCCAACAAGAGAACTAGCtgttcaaattcaaaaggAATGCTCTAAATTTGGTCATTCTTctagaattagaaacaCTTGTGTCTATGGTGGTGTTCCTCGTGGTCAACAAATCAGAGATTTATCTAGAGGTTCTGAAATCGTTATTGCTACTCCAGGTAGATTGATTGATATGTTAGAAATCGGTAAAACTAACTTGAAAAGAGTTACGTATTTGGTCTTAGATGAAGCTGATAGAATGTTAGATATGGGGTTCGAACCtcaaattagaaaaattgtTGACCAAATTAGACCTGATAGACAAACTTTAATGTGGTCCGCTACTTGGCCAAAGGAAGTTCAACAATTGGCTAGtgattatttgaatgatcCAATTCAAGTTCAAGTCGGTTCTTTGGAATTATCTGCTTCTCATAATATTGCCCAATTGGTTGAAGTTCTTtctgaatttgaaaagagaGACCGTTTATTGAAACATTTAGAAACCGCCTCTGAAGATAAAGAATCtaagattttaatttttgcTTCTACAAAGAGAATGTGTGATGAGATTACTAAAATGTTAAGAGAAGATGGGTGGCCCGCTCTTGCCATTCATGGTGACAAAGATCAAAGAGAACGTGATTGGGTTTTAGGAGAATTTAGAGCTGGTAATTCTCCTATTATGGTTGCAACTGATGTTGCAGCTAGAGGTATCG atGTCAAAGGTATTAACTTTGTTATTAACTATGATATGCCAGGTAACATTGAAGATTATGTTCATAGAATTGGTAGAACTGGTAGAGCAGGTGCCAAGGGTACTgctatttctttcttcacTGAAGATAACAAGAGTTTAGGTGCTTCATTGATTTCCATTATGAGAGAAGCTAATCAAAACATTCCACctgaattattgaaatatgaTAGAAGAGCTCGTGGTCCACATCCAAGATATGGTGGTGGTGGATATGGTGGCCGTGGTGGCCGTGGTGGTTACGGTAGAGGTCGTGGCGGTTATGGTGGTGGTCGCGGTGGTAACGGTGGTGGTTACAACAACAGATCAAGAGATAGTGGTTGGCAAAGAaatggtggtggtggagGTAACAGATGGTAA